From the genome of Carnobacterium viridans:
TTTCACGTGTTATACAGCGTTATAAAAAAATGATCGAGGAGTTGTAAAAATCATGATGTTAGAACCATCTATTGATAGCTTATTAGAAAAAATTGAATCTAAATATTCTTTGGTTACATTAGCAAGCAAACGTGCACATGAACTGGACGAAGGTTCTATGCCAATGCTAGAAAAATACCGTTCACACAAAAATGTTGGACGTGCATTAGAAGAAATTAATAATGGCGATTTAGTTATTGATCCAATAACAGTTGGACCAGAAGAATAAGCCACATAAACAAAAGTGCTTCAAAGTAATGGTTTTCTTACTTTGAAGCACTTTTGTTTTGAAATCCAGCTATATTAAACAGGATAGATTTATTAATACTAAGAATTGGTGGATAGTTAAGACAAATGCTTTTATTTCTAGTAAAATAAGAAAGAGAAGCAACATTAATTTCACGGTTTTGTCAGGAGGAATGCCAGTTGTTAAAAGGAAAAAAAGTTGCTGTATATGTTACCGGGGGTATTGCGGTTTATAAGGCTTGTGATTTGGTGAGACGTTTAATAAAAGTAGGAGCTACTGTTAGAGTAGCGATGACGGAATCTGCAACAGAATTTGTTACCCCTTTAACGTTTCAAATTCTAAGCAAGCACCATGTATATACAGATACATTTGATGAACGCGAAGGTGACAAAGTCAGTCATATTCATTTGGCGGACTGGTCAGATTTAGCCGTAATTGCTCCAGCAACAGCCAATACGATAGCGAAAATAGCATATGGCATTGGAGATAACTTTGTGACGACTGCATTATTGGCTACCACAGCACCTGTTTTTATTGTGCCTGCTATGAATGAGCATATGCTTAATAATGCAGCAACAATAAGAAATTTTCAATCGTTAGAAAACGATGGGCATTTCATTATGGAACCAGATACAGGTTTTCTAGCTGAAGGATACGAGGGAAAAGGCCGTTTTCCTGAACCAGAAAAGATTGTTGAAACCATTCAAGAATTTTTAATCAAAAAGGAAACCTATTTACCGTTAAAAAATAAAAAAGTTGTGATAACGGCTGGTGGAACTAAAGAAAGAATCGATCCTGTTCGGTACATTACAAATGATTCTTCAGGCAAAATGGGATACAGTTTAGCTCATGCTGCCCGTGATTTAGGAGCAGAAGTTTGTTTAATCTCCACTTCCAAGACACTAAAGACACCTTATGGGGTAGCGCTAGTATCTGTTGAGACTGCGGAACAAATGCATCAAGCAATAAATGCTGAATTTAAAGAGGCAGCAATCGTTATTATGGCAGCAGCAGTGTCTGACTATCGTCCAGATCATGTTGCGAATAAAAAAATCAAGAAAAGTGAACAAGAAATGACACTGACATTGGTCAAGAATACAGATATACTAGCTACCTTGGGGAGTCAGAAAAACGACCAATTTTTAATTGGATTTGCTGCTGAAACGCATAATGTTGAAGAGTATGCTCAAGGGAAATTAAAAAAGAAAAATGCAGATATGATCGTAGCCAATGATGTATCTAAACCCTATGCAGGATTTAATAAAGATACAAATGAAGTAACTATTTTTATGAAAGATGAACAGCCAATAGAATTGAAAGTAAAGAGTAAGCAAGCAATAGCGGAAGAAATTTTAGCAGTTGCTCTTACTAAAATGAAAAAATAAAGGTGTGAGAATGAGTGGTTTCAATTGCTAAAGTAATTGTGGATGTTCCAACAATGCAGACAAACAAACCTTATGACTATCGTATTCCTCCTGAATTCGAACAAGATATTGTTCAAGGAATGCGCGTGGCTGTTCCGTTTGGTCAAGGAACTAGGCAAGTCCAAGGCTTTGTTGTGGAGATTACTCACTCAACAGATTATGAAGGCGAGTTAAAACCCATTGTTGGTCTAATGGACCTAACAGCGGTACTTGATGAAGAAATGCTGTTGTTAGGTAAAGAAATGGCACGCAAAACGTATGCCTTTCAAATAACGTGTTACCAAACGATGTTGCCAGCCATATTGAAAGCAAAATACGGAAAAACAATTAGACTCATTGATGAGATTTCGGAAGACTTATTTTTCGATCTTTTCAAAGGAAAAAATGAAATCAAATGGGAAGAAGCGGAAGAAAGAGCTATATTACCGCAGCTGATTGAATTGAAGAAAAAAGATGCTGTTGAAGTGATATATGAAGTTAAAAACCAAGCAAAGACTAAGAAAAAAAGAATGGTTCGAGCGAATTTATCTTTTGAGCAATTTGAAGATGAAAAACTAACTTTAGGCAAACGTGGTCCAAAACAACACCTTCTTCTAGATGTATTGCAGTCCTTAAATGAGCAAACGGTCAGTGTGAATGAACTCACTAAAAGTACCGAACTTACAGCAACAGATATTCGAACAGGTGAAAAAAAAGGTTGGCTAAAGATTGAAGAAGTCGAAGTTTATCGTGATCCATTTAAAGATAAGACCTTTAGACAAACCGTATCCTTTCAACTGAATGAAGGACAAGAAAATGCTATTCAGCCTATTTTGAAAGCTGTAACAGAAGAAAGAACGGAAGTTTTCTTGCTGAAAGGGGTAACCGGAAGTGGGAAGACAGAAATTTATTTGCAGACTATTGCTCAGACACTTCAGAACAATAAAAGTGCGTTGATGCTTGTACCTGAAATAGCGCTGACTCCACAAATGGTGAATCATTTTAAAGGTCGATTTGGAGAAGAAGTAGCTGTTCTGCACAGTGGTTTGTCTGTTGGGGAAAAATACGATGAATGGCGAAAAATTGAACGTGGCGAAGCTCGAGTAGTCGTAGGAGCTCGCTCATCAATTTTTGCACCGGTTAAAAATATCGGAGTGATAATTATTGATGAAGAGCATGAGGCTACGTATAAACAAGATGAAAACCCTAGGTATCATGCTAGGGATGTAGCAATATGGAGAGCAAATTACCATAACTGTCCTGTTATTTTAGGAAGTGCTACTCCTTCATTAGAGTCGAGAGCAAGAGCGCAGAAAAAGGTTTATACATTGTTGGAGTTGCCAACACGAGTCAATCAAAAAGACTTACCTGAAGTTGAAGTTGTCGATATGAGAGAAGAATTGAAAAACGCTAATCGCAGCAGTTTCTCCATTCTTTTACAAGAAAAGATACAAGACCGAATAGCAAAAAAAGAACAAATCGTTTTGTTATTGAATAGACGAGGTTATTCTTCTTTTGTGATGTGTCGAGACTGTGGATTCGTCTTGCCTTGTCCCAATTGCGATATCTCCTTAACGTTGCACATGGATACAAAAACAATGAAATGCCATTATTGTGGTCATGAAGAAAATATTCCACATACTTGTCCAAGCTGCAGAGGAAGTAAGATACGCTATTATGGAACTGGAACACAGAAGATTGAAGAAGAATTAAGAGCTGTTTTGCCTGAAGCAAAAGTTATTCGTATGGATGTAGATACAACACGTAAAAAAGGGGCACATGAAAAGTTGTTAGCTTCTTTTGGAAATGGCGAAGCGGATATTTTATTGGGCACGCAAATGATTGCAAAAGGGTTAGATTTCCCCAATATTACTTTGGTGGGTGTTTTGAATGCAGATACTGGATTAGGCTTACCTGATTTTAGAGCGAGTGAGCGAACGTTCCAATTGCTGACACAAGTGAGCGGGCGGGCTGGAAGAGCTGAACTAACCGGTGAAGTAATTGTTCAAACTTTTAATCCTGAGCATTATGCGATTCAGCTAGCTAAAGAACACGATTACGATACATTCTATAAACAAGAAATGTTGTTACGACATCGTGGAAATTATCCGCCTTATTTCTATACAATTTTGATCACAACTAGTCATGAAGAAGAAATAAAAGCTGCCAAGAAAATGCACCAAATCGTTCAACAGATTAAGCCACAGTTACAACCGGAAACCATTGTTTTAGGACCAACGCCAAAAGCAGTTGCTCGTATGAACAATCGCTATTATTACCAAACGATTATTAAATACAAAAGCGAACCGCATTTGAAGGCTGTTTTACAAACGATCTTAGTGGAATCTCAAAGAGAAATGGCTAAAGGGTTACAGATTGCTATCGACTCAGAACCAATGAATTTTATCTAGCACCTGTGCTTTATAGCATTAAATAGTTTAAAAGAAAGAGGGTCAATCATGTCCGTATTACCAATAGTAACTTACCCAAATGCACTACTGACTACTCCAACAAAAGAAGTAGAGGAAATTACAGATGAAATTATCCAATTGTTAGACGATATGCATGATACCATGATTGCAAATGATGGTATTGGCATTGCAGCTCCACAAGTAAACAGCAACCTTAGATTAGCTTTAGTAGAAATTGACGAAGAATCAGGATTGTTTGAAATGATCAATCCAAAAATTGTGCAATCAGCTGGTGAAACGATTGATGTAGAAGGTTGTTTGAGTTTTCCTGAAGTATACGGGACAATAAAAAGAGCCGACACTATCGTATTAAGATTTTATGACCGTAATGGAGATGAATTTGAAGTGGAAGCTGATGATTATCTTGCACGTGCATTCCAGCATGAATTGGAACACTTAGATGGAAAGTTATTTACAGATAAGATTATTCAAAAAATTAAACCGGAAGACTTAGAAAGTTATATGGAGGCGAATCTAGAATGATAAAAATCGTATTTATGGGAACTCCTGCATTTTCCGTTCCAATTTTAGAAGCATTGATTGATTCAGAGTATGAAGTGGTTGCAGTAGTCACACAACCGGATAGACCAGTAGGGAGAAAGAAAATCTTAACAGCTTCACCTGTTAAGGCTGCTGCGGTCCAGCACGATTTACCCGTTTTTCAACCAGAAAAAATTTCAGGTTCTCCTGAAATGGAGACACTGATTGCACTTGAACCAGATCTGATCGTTACTGCAGCGTTTGGTCAATTTCTACCACAAAAATTATTATCTGTTCCTAAATATGGAGCAATCAATGTACATGCTTCTTTGTTGCCTAAGTATCGTGGTGGTGCTCCAGTCCACTATGCTCTTATGAAAGGCGAAAAAGAGACAGGTGTTTCTATTATGTATATGGAGAAAAAAATGGATGCAGGAGATATACTCGCACAAAAATCCTTAGATATTACCCGTAACGATGATGTTGGAACGTTATTTGATCGTTTAAGTGCTTTAGGTAAAGACTTATTAATGGACACTTTGCCTAAATTATTGGCTGGAGACATCACGCCAGTAAAACAAAACGAAGAGGAAGTTACTTATTCGCCAAATATTA
Proteins encoded in this window:
- the rpoZ gene encoding DNA-directed RNA polymerase subunit omega; this translates as MMLEPSIDSLLEKIESKYSLVTLASKRAHELDEGSMPMLEKYRSHKNVGRALEEINNGDLVIDPITVGPEE
- the coaBC gene encoding bifunctional phosphopantothenoylcysteine decarboxylase/phosphopantothenate--cysteine ligase CoaBC, with the protein product MLKGKKVAVYVTGGIAVYKACDLVRRLIKVGATVRVAMTESATEFVTPLTFQILSKHHVYTDTFDEREGDKVSHIHLADWSDLAVIAPATANTIAKIAYGIGDNFVTTALLATTAPVFIVPAMNEHMLNNAATIRNFQSLENDGHFIMEPDTGFLAEGYEGKGRFPEPEKIVETIQEFLIKKETYLPLKNKKVVITAGGTKERIDPVRYITNDSSGKMGYSLAHAARDLGAEVCLISTSKTLKTPYGVALVSVETAEQMHQAINAEFKEAAIVIMAAAVSDYRPDHVANKKIKKSEQEMTLTLVKNTDILATLGSQKNDQFLIGFAAETHNVEEYAQGKLKKKNADMIVANDVSKPYAGFNKDTNEVTIFMKDEQPIELKVKSKQAIAEEILAVALTKMKK
- the priA gene encoding primosomal protein N', encoding MVSIAKVIVDVPTMQTNKPYDYRIPPEFEQDIVQGMRVAVPFGQGTRQVQGFVVEITHSTDYEGELKPIVGLMDLTAVLDEEMLLLGKEMARKTYAFQITCYQTMLPAILKAKYGKTIRLIDEISEDLFFDLFKGKNEIKWEEAEERAILPQLIELKKKDAVEVIYEVKNQAKTKKKRMVRANLSFEQFEDEKLTLGKRGPKQHLLLDVLQSLNEQTVSVNELTKSTELTATDIRTGEKKGWLKIEEVEVYRDPFKDKTFRQTVSFQLNEGQENAIQPILKAVTEERTEVFLLKGVTGSGKTEIYLQTIAQTLQNNKSALMLVPEIALTPQMVNHFKGRFGEEVAVLHSGLSVGEKYDEWRKIERGEARVVVGARSSIFAPVKNIGVIIIDEEHEATYKQDENPRYHARDVAIWRANYHNCPVILGSATPSLESRARAQKKVYTLLELPTRVNQKDLPEVEVVDMREELKNANRSSFSILLQEKIQDRIAKKEQIVLLLNRRGYSSFVMCRDCGFVLPCPNCDISLTLHMDTKTMKCHYCGHEENIPHTCPSCRGSKIRYYGTGTQKIEEELRAVLPEAKVIRMDVDTTRKKGAHEKLLASFGNGEADILLGTQMIAKGLDFPNITLVGVLNADTGLGLPDFRASERTFQLLTQVSGRAGRAELTGEVIVQTFNPEHYAIQLAKEHDYDTFYKQEMLLRHRGNYPPYFYTILITTSHEEEIKAAKKMHQIVQQIKPQLQPETIVLGPTPKAVARMNNRYYYQTIIKYKSEPHLKAVLQTILVESQREMAKGLQIAIDSEPMNFI
- the def gene encoding peptide deformylase, which produces MSVLPIVTYPNALLTTPTKEVEEITDEIIQLLDDMHDTMIANDGIGIAAPQVNSNLRLALVEIDEESGLFEMINPKIVQSAGETIDVEGCLSFPEVYGTIKRADTIVLRFYDRNGDEFEVEADDYLARAFQHELEHLDGKLFTDKIIQKIKPEDLESYMEANLE
- the fmt gene encoding methionyl-tRNA formyltransferase yields the protein MIKIVFMGTPAFSVPILEALIDSEYEVVAVVTQPDRPVGRKKILTASPVKAAAVQHDLPVFQPEKISGSPEMETLIALEPDLIVTAAFGQFLPQKLLSVPKYGAINVHASLLPKYRGGAPVHYALMKGEKETGVSIMYMEKKMDAGDILAQKSLDITRNDDVGTLFDRLSALGKDLLMDTLPKLLAGDITPVKQNEEEVTYSPNIKREEELVDWTKTAAEVDYQVRGLRPWPVAYTLLEGNRLKLWDVTPTEEKTTAVPGTIIRIEKEAVYIACGDQTVVKINEVQPAGKSKMTVMAFLSGVGSQLKVGEKVGSNGN